A genomic segment from Desulfomonile tiedjei encodes:
- a CDS encoding SpoIIE family protein phosphatase, which yields MTEPLFIESGGANISKHGEILCGDSLSVTPIAGGKLMVLSDGLGSGVKANILATLTTRIATRLMERGLPLEEVVDTLSDTLPECKVRKIAYSTFTLLKVQDDGRVYLAEFDNPPTFFLKRGYVSKLNYKDRVCGTRKIREAHVHVDAGDWLVAVSDGEIHAGIGGLLNLGWDWEKIAKFLETQVYEDISAQKIAQILVDQARQLYQDKPGDDTTVGVLKIRPKRFATFMIGPPVKREDDDNVVRLFLDSPGRKIVSGGTTAGIVGKMLGKDVVVDLTTMTSKIPPTGKLDGIHLVTEGVHTVNHALEILQKVSDTDELVGERDGASRLAWEFLYADSINILLGQAINPAHLNPNLPQEMGFKSRSVQAVANLLREKGKEVTLEIR from the coding sequence ATGACCGAGCCGTTGTTCATCGAATCCGGCGGGGCCAACATTTCAAAGCACGGCGAAATCTTGTGTGGGGACTCTTTGTCCGTCACCCCCATAGCAGGCGGAAAACTGATGGTTCTCTCCGATGGGTTGGGAAGCGGCGTCAAAGCCAACATCCTGGCCACCTTGACCACGCGTATTGCAACCAGGCTCATGGAGCGAGGCCTGCCGCTGGAGGAAGTGGTTGACACGCTTAGCGATACTCTTCCAGAGTGTAAGGTGAGGAAGATCGCGTACAGCACATTCACATTGCTGAAAGTCCAGGATGACGGCAGAGTGTACTTGGCTGAATTCGATAATCCGCCCACTTTCTTTCTCAAGAGGGGCTACGTAAGTAAATTGAATTACAAAGACAGGGTCTGCGGAACCCGGAAGATCCGGGAGGCCCATGTCCACGTTGATGCAGGTGACTGGCTCGTAGCCGTCAGCGACGGTGAGATTCACGCCGGGATAGGCGGCCTCCTGAACCTCGGATGGGACTGGGAGAAGATTGCAAAGTTCTTGGAAACGCAAGTATACGAGGACATTTCAGCACAAAAAATTGCGCAGATTCTGGTAGACCAGGCCCGGCAATTGTATCAGGACAAACCGGGCGATGACACGACAGTGGGAGTTCTGAAGATCCGGCCGAAGCGGTTCGCTACTTTTATGATAGGTCCGCCGGTCAAGCGGGAAGACGACGATAACGTTGTTAGACTCTTCTTGGACAGCCCGGGACGTAAGATTGTGAGCGGCGGCACGACTGCCGGAATTGTCGGCAAAATGCTTGGAAAGGACGTGGTGGTGGACCTTACGACCATGACGAGCAAAATCCCACCCACTGGAAAGCTCGATGGGATTCATCTGGTCACAGAGGGGGTCCACACGGTGAACCATGCCCTGGAAATACTCCAGAAGGTGTCGGACACCGACGAACTAGTCGGGGAGAGGGACGGCGCCAGTCGGTTGGCCTGGGAGTTCCTGTATGCAGATAGCATCAACATCTTGCTGGGCCAGGCGATAAACCCTGCCCACCTCAACCCGAACCTTCCCCAGGAGATGGGCTTTAAGAGCCGTAGTGTGCAGGCCGTCGCCAACCTGTTGAGGGAGAAGGGCAAAGAGGTAACGCTGGAAATTCGCTGA